The following are encoded in a window of Struthio camelus isolate bStrCam1 chromosome Z, bStrCam1.hap1, whole genome shotgun sequence genomic DNA:
- the HEMGN gene encoding hemogen isoform X3, producing MESLYSTRNLCSGIAAQQLCAHAVTESWKRLPCHSPASCSLGFREQEKSKRQKRGRGAGRGRGRQPVTEPSPEPNPEPDPQPEVLEETEHPLTEPAAPTPACQAPSPPLTTQELFGGTLQGAVERELADGSQYPEGEEAVLKPAEAEIPEALNIPLENDHQDNEYYTPVLF from the exons ATGGAGTCATTGTATTCTACGCGTAACCTGTGCTCAGGCATAGCAGCCCAGCAACTCTGTGCTCATGCAGTGACGGAGAGCTGGAAGAGACTCCCTtgccacagccctgcctcttGTTCCCTGGGATTTAG ggagcaggagaagaGCAAACGGCaaaagagaggcagaggagcagggagaggacGAGGCCGCCAGCCGGTTACGGAGCCCAGTCCGGAGCCCAATCCAGAGCCAGACCCTCAGCCCGAAGTGCTGGAGGAAACTGAGCACCCACTGACTGAGCCGGCAGCGCCCACGCCAGCGTGTCAAGCCCCGTCGCCCCCACTCACAACTCAGGAGCTCTTTGGTGGGACCCTGCAGGGAGCTGTGGAAAGGGAGTTGGCGGACGGGAGCCAGTATCCAGAGG GTGAAGAGGCAGTCCTGAAACCAGCTGAAGCAGAAATTCCGGAGGCTTTGAATATTCCTCTGGAAAATGACCACCAGGATAATGAATACTACACACcagttctattttaa